A region from the Microthrixaceae bacterium genome encodes:
- a CDS encoding TetR family transcriptional regulator C-terminal domain-containing protein codes for MPSTDTRSQLIQATRDAIRDVGMGGATAREITGRASANLASIPYHFGSKDALVAEALVSETRELVAPVLAMLASDRPAAERATQAVGLLNELFERSRSQVPVYLAALAASPHSQQVATGLSTLWSDVRVALTEDVARQVQARALPGWVEPQAMAALIRSLVNGVVIAAAVDPDGPDHRAVAAQFLTLLLAAGGLSGSAAGGAT; via the coding sequence ATGCCCTCGACTGACACTCGATCCCAGCTGATCCAGGCGACCCGCGATGCGATCCGAGACGTGGGGATGGGCGGGGCGACAGCCCGCGAGATCACTGGCCGTGCCTCGGCGAACCTGGCGTCGATCCCGTACCACTTTGGGTCGAAGGATGCGCTGGTGGCAGAGGCTCTCGTCAGTGAGACACGGGAGCTGGTCGCTCCGGTTCTTGCGATGCTGGCGAGCGATCGACCAGCCGCCGAGCGGGCGACACAGGCAGTTGGCCTGTTGAACGAACTGTTCGAGCGGAGCCGAAGCCAGGTCCCCGTCTACCTGGCAGCCTTGGCGGCATCGCCTCACTCGCAGCAGGTGGCCACCGGACTCTCCACGCTGTGGTCGGACGTGCGGGTGGCCCTGACCGAGGACGTCGCTCGTCAGGTGCAGGCCCGGGCGCTTCCGGGTTGGGTCGAACCGCAGGCGATGGCGGCGCTGATCCGGTCGTTGGTCAACGGCGTGGTGATAGCAGCGGCCGTCGATCCCGACGGACCTGACCACCGTGCGGTGGCCGCGCAGTTCCTGACCCTCCTGCTGGCCGCGGGAGGCCTGTCAGGCAGCGCCGCGGGCGGCGCGACGTGA
- a CDS encoding DUF4375 domain-containing protein encodes MSSAGNEDRTTAIERALGMSLGLGILGLLEGDLAGAARMLRCSGEDLEPAVDAIRRAPSVGDPSRDELRSIIEAAVADSTERIVVKLRCADGSPTVRLDLEWSVVSEEIPGIPHVRLQVRGVERLDGGARHRWREPDANGRLPREQFIGSADLRLRRLFNARPDLIEALDRKPRDDCESGFLLQYADGDIYDGGLHQFFSNSTGNFSPWFPEFAARIGAKRKGQLVAQANLLFGDADLADRHARNACLDGFDPETDERMERLTGEYYDVMDEDVTDLFADFVQIRAEHLLS; translated from the coding sequence ATGAGCAGCGCGGGCAACGAGGACCGAACCACCGCGATCGAGCGCGCTCTGGGGATGAGCCTTGGCCTTGGCATTCTCGGGCTGCTCGAAGGCGACCTCGCCGGTGCGGCGCGGATGCTCCGATGTAGCGGCGAGGATCTGGAGCCCGCAGTCGACGCGATCCGTCGGGCGCCATCGGTAGGTGACCCATCCCGGGATGAACTGCGAAGCATCATCGAAGCCGCCGTGGCCGACTCGACCGAGAGGATCGTTGTGAAGCTGCGTTGCGCAGACGGATCACCCACAGTCAGGTTGGATCTGGAGTGGTCCGTCGTTTCGGAGGAGATCCCCGGAATCCCCCACGTGAGACTTCAAGTCCGTGGAGTTGAGCGCCTGGATGGCGGCGCGCGGCACCGCTGGCGGGAGCCCGATGCCAACGGTCGCCTTCCCCGTGAGCAGTTCATCGGAAGCGCGGACCTGCGGCTGCGACGACTGTTCAACGCGAGACCGGACCTGATCGAGGCGCTCGACCGGAAGCCGCGCGACGACTGCGAATCCGGCTTCCTCCTGCAGTACGCCGATGGAGACATATACGACGGTGGGCTCCACCAGTTCTTCTCGAACTCCACCGGCAACTTCTCTCCCTGGTTCCCGGAGTTCGCCGCGAGGATCGGTGCCAAGCGAAAGGGCCAGTTGGTGGCGCAAGCGAACCTGCTGTTCGGAGACGCCGACCTCGCCGACCGACATGCTCGGAACGCCTGTCTTGACGGATTCGATCCGGAAACGGATGAGCGGATGGAGCGGCTCACAGGCGAGTACTACGACGTGATGGATGAGGACGTCACCGACCTGTTCGCTGACTTCGTTCAGATCCGGGCAGAGCACCTTCTCTCGTAG
- a CDS encoding PIN domain-containing protein, which translates to MTFSAVLDTCVLYPAHLRDTLLRLAERGLYRALWSADIVEELHRTLSELIGPGTVARLLGLMATAFPDAEITGYQPLIDGLTCDPKDRHVLAVAVRSAAGAIVTFNTDDFPDHSVEEFDLEVIHPDTFLLDLLDLAPSVVVDELSQQAAANRRAPRTLVQILETLERAGAPAFADEVRRRIT; encoded by the coding sequence GTGACGTTCTCGGCGGTGCTCGACACCTGTGTCCTGTATCCGGCCCACCTTCGAGACACGCTTCTCCGCCTGGCCGAACGCGGCCTGTACCGAGCGCTCTGGTCCGCTGACATCGTCGAGGAACTACACCGGACCCTGAGCGAGCTGATCGGCCCCGGCACGGTGGCGCGGCTGCTCGGACTGATGGCTACAGCGTTCCCCGACGCTGAGATCACCGGGTACCAGCCGCTTATCGATGGGCTGACCTGTGACCCCAAGGACCGGCACGTACTCGCCGTCGCAGTGCGGTCCGCTGCGGGAGCGATAGTCACGTTCAACACAGACGACTTCCCCGACCACAGCGTCGAGGAGTTCGACCTTGAGGTCATCCACCCGGACACGTTCCTCCTCGACCTGCTCGACCTCGCGCCCAGCGTCGTGGTCGACGAGCTGTCGCAACAAGCGGCGGCCAACCGGCGAGCCCCGAGAACGCTCGTCCAGATCCTGGAGACACTCGAACGGGCTGGCGCCCCCGCCTTTGCCGATGAGGTCAGGCGCCGAATCACATGA
- a CDS encoding helix-turn-helix domain-containing protein → MTTPTIERTVLPPAEPLQALAAMLDGLGAEPTTTLSGPNGEHLVLPPEVFEVLRDVVDAMAQGQAVTIAPVHQRLTTQEAADLLGVSRPTVVKLLESGEIPFEQPGRHRRVRLADVLAYRERASIERRAALNRMVEIADEADLYELTATPKRTR, encoded by the coding sequence ATGACGACACCCACGATCGAACGAACCGTTCTGCCGCCGGCCGAGCCGTTGCAGGCGCTGGCGGCGATGCTCGACGGACTCGGCGCGGAGCCGACCACCACGCTGTCGGGGCCGAACGGCGAACACTTGGTGCTCCCACCGGAGGTGTTCGAGGTGTTGCGTGACGTGGTCGATGCGATGGCGCAGGGCCAGGCGGTGACGATTGCACCGGTGCACCAGCGTTTGACCACCCAGGAGGCGGCCGACCTGCTCGGGGTCAGTCGTCCCACGGTGGTGAAGCTGCTCGAGTCCGGTGAGATCCCCTTCGAGCAGCCCGGCCGCCACCGTCGCGTTCGCCTCGCAGACGTCCTTGCGTATCGCGAGCGGGCATCGATCGAGCGGCGTGCCGCGCTCAACCGGATGGTCGAGATCGCCGATGAGGCCGACCTCTACGAGCTGACCGCCACCCCCAAGCGCACCCGCTGA